From the Phaeodactylum tricornutum CCAP 1055/1 chromosome 24, whole genome shotgun sequence genome, one window contains:
- a CDS encoding predicted protein has translation MDVFGSKLVEALSVYHASWLLGLSVTVAVAIAIKMSSNQKSRSPLHRKFSFTSVGMAIGIFPESVKAPTTIINAAIYFSTCPAEKDLIELAVKPMLAFTRLSTIPVPETANCRPSTRSFAPSELIRKVEISGKCIKSTNDVIFKHLQESLSTERDDLPWWEFLVVENVGEGESAVVLRMHHALADGISLVHVFEKFITYEDGSPVLSIILSNMAQKSKVEKTHKTNPFRLAWMLVRDATKVLTLGLSRSDDPTIFTEPNQTYVHSQHRECVVFPTFSLAFVKRLKTAANVTVNDILMTAVSQAVHEYCRAESCSVLMGKGASLQSRALLPIALPRSASDLEHPSTALRNKWCLVSANMSIGCVDLVDRLNSIHQTTVHLKGSPIAMVQLSLQNKLASRLPKIVARQTMLDIFRRHSLVFSNVPGPDRPCQLAGQTATGVQMFYSNLIPQVGLLSYAGNIYGNIVLDTGAVPNAESLAGHYAKALVDMATLLNVDKIPTNLQSYF, from the coding sequence ATGGATGTCTTTGGCAGCAAATTGGTTGAAGCGCTCTCCGTCTATCATGCTTCCTGGCTGCTTGGTTTAAGCGTCACAGTAGCGGTAGCGATCGCAATCAAAATGTCCTCCAATCAAAAAAGTCGCTCGCCTCTGCACCGAAAGTTTTCTTTCACATCCGTCGGAATGGCCATCGGAATCTTCCCCGAATCGGTCAAAGCTCCCACAACAATCATCAACGCGGCAATCTACTTTTCAACATGTCCCGCGGAGAAGGATCTCATTGAACTGGCGGTAAAACCTATGCTTGCTTTCACGCGACTGTCAACGATTCCTGTCCCGGAAACGGCCAACTGCCGACCTTCCACGCGGTCTTTTGCGCCATCGGAACTCATTCGGAAGGTTGAAATATCAGGTAAATGCATCAAGTCGACAAATGATGTCATATTTAAGCACCTGCAAGAGTCGCTCTCGACAGAGCGAGACGATTTGCCGTGGTGGGAGTTTCTAGTGGTCGAAAACGTTGGCGAGGGCGAGTCTGCCGTCGTTCTACGGATGCACCACGCCCTAGCGGATGGTATTTCGCTAGTACACGTTTTTGAAAAGTTCATAACCTACGAAGATGGTTCGCCGGTTTTGTCCATTATTCTGTCCAACATGGCGCAGAAGAGCAAAGTCGAGAAAACGCACAAAACAAATCCCTTCCGCCTTGCTTGGATGCTTGTCCGAGATGCTACCAAGGTCCTCACGTTGGGTCTTTCGCGTTCGGACGATCCCACTATCTTTACCGAACCGAATCAGACGTATGTGCATTCGCAGCATCGAGAATGTGTGGTTTTCCCAACGTTTTCATTGGCCTTCGTTAAGCGGCTGAAAACAGCAGCCAACGTGACCGTTAACGATATTCTCATGACCGCGGTCAGCCAAGCGGTACACGAGTACTGCCGAGCTGAATCCTGCTCGGTCTTGATGGGAAAAGGAGCATCGCTTCAGTCACGTGCATTATTGCCGATAGCGTTGCCGCGATCCGCGTCAGACTTGGAACATCCTTCCACGGCTTTGCGCAACAAGTGGTGTCTTGTTTCGGCAAATATGAGCATTGGCTGTGTCGACCTAGTGGATCGTCTTAATTCGATCCACCAGACTACTGTTCACTTAAAAGGAAGCCCAATTGCCATGGTCCAACTCAGTCTGCAAAACAAATTGGCAAGTCGATTGCCTAAAATAGTCGCTCGACAAACCATGCTGGACATTTTTCGAAGGCATTCGCTTGTCTTTTCCAACGTTCCCGGCCCAGATCGTCCGTGTCAATTGGCCGGGCAAACAGCCACTGGAGTACAAATGTTCTATAGCAACCTGATTCCTCAAGTTGGATTGCTGTCGTACGCCGGGAACATTTACGGTAATATAGTCCTAGACACTGGTGCCGTGCCCAACGCTGAATCTTTGGCTGGCCATTACGCAAAGGCGCTTGTCGACATGGCGACCCTGCTCAACGTCGACAAAATTCCAACGAATTTACAGTCGTACTTCTAA
- a CDS encoding predicted protein: MASSSLPTTKVVSGHSGFHAYSPISTLERQYAGSPRVFLFVKINANCCFPGGVEAILKVKNNALSTLSTQRDGSYEENSRERTGSDYSDPNANWDPFSFLSDHSEDASANGSALADGSTAANKKGPNLGRFLKKVAKSTTQSLERGFHNIAIRADQGRNADLMVLGLYDEQDGLLHMTESQPLPDDHARLSGVRFLVPLILPAHVDGNNRVVIKLWIRSGAAFLQGTKSARSYLIGSVHLSAARLRSIGTSGAFLDCNVQSTLVADGQLNICVVPDLKFSPLGGRGWSLADPDANTAYQSHSSLFNLPLDMSYGFTFPPRPHACLVASERAVESTVVLPIAAAFATLASQAAQVSLHHAVTVRDRVFYIRHDSAVGEYADVNVGIGVLQTDPEMLAHTTPFVSASWQRADSIFDVELLHPTKVPTASSQPTDFRPAIAFRFFPKPSRTRILPALLHANGGRLPNCGFMLGSLRLLIVIPKPRSTNGTIPENSYGGPASSLAPPDQEVWECMISLDSHVLQASGGNSVSLYPVHHVPSRRVMGTICLSLSLQMQQGPTVPTEAIPARGGLVSLVGMDAMMDHVSPSLDFDPQPTSLEPAFQRREQQLATMGVFATHAYVDQHVKNTRSTDVLIIQERANQYQAALTMKRSGKKPPTHEDRSPKPFRPSSSRPEILLSGIPFNCHTATLALNLTDPEQPRDSNMTGALFYDVTCGAPADHARGFGNVFPSKKDTTTFVNTGLTSPIGIVTGGLRRIESRRQELAKLVYDLQTTLTMNVQNYFGKERQQKNFVNHVTSSCSELQDLRWQLFEAIQALHHVTWHCAVRRASVFPQALGLAVTSYMASLSDSNKYQSTWPDAWAQHGYLVSFEGLLSAAGKELGMIEDASVGIGMLNRVQIQIQSDDGSSNKDRTPVPHSPYLKWLTFSAIGDGARTEYVLKLGVLPSYFNERIPNSLKGGTMVRLYPLLFEVGVDIRQWGANTGSSVKSQISSRSTNSTFAPEEMTKEPTGGLLDEEDDDVGVSDDDVLVQLNYEAFQKMNTYAFSIFPVSAEQGGQPRTHPQLETLYQHIVSSAGKMNHDILDEAASLSKQLGGGGVVFCKSGKDRTAMHITYKQAQFACQFRQRHPLPDQNASLPDTTLADAMMMRVYGTRLPICEKNVGQSKYAFNSLQVKFMPDALKPPMNTLAGFLKGGKVFAGGGIES, from the coding sequence ATGGCGAGCTCGTCGttaccgacgacgaaggtcGTTTCGGGTCACAGTGGATTTCACGCGTACTCTCCCATTAGCACATTAGAGCGCCAGTACGCGGGCTCCCCACGCGTCTTTTTATTTGTCAAAATCAATGCCAACTGCTGTTTTCCGGGAGGTGTCGAGGCCATCCTCAAGGTCAAGAACAACGCTCTCTCCACTCTCTCGACGCAACGAGATGGATCCTACGAAGAAAACTCCCGAGAAAGAACAGGCAGTGACTATAGTGATCCCAATGCGAACTGGGACCCTTTTTCGTTCCTGAGCGATCATTCGGAAGACGCTTCTGCGAACGGCTCCGCCCTTGCCGATGGCAGCACAGCAGCTAATAAAAAAGGTCCCAACCTCGGAAGATTCCTGAAAAAAGTGGCGAAATCTACCACGCAATCACTTGAACGAGGATTTCACAATATTGCTATCCGAGCGGACCAAGGAAGGAATGCAGACCTAATGGTGTTGGGTCTTTACGATGAGCAGGACGGACTGCTCCACATGACGGAATCGCAACCGCTACCCGATGACCACGCCCGTCTTTCGGGCGTCCGCTTTCTTGTTCCTCTCATTCTTCCTGCACATGTTGATGGAAATAATCGTGTCGTGATCAAGCTGTGGATCCGGAGTGGGGCCGCCTTTTTGCAAGGAACAAAGTCAGCGAGGAGCTACCTTATCGGTTCGGTACATTTGTCAGCGGCAAGGCTTCGATCTATTGGCACGTCAGGCGCCTTTCTTGATTGTAATGTCCAGTCTACATTGGTTGCAGACGGTCAGTTGAATATTTGTGTTGTCCCGGACCTCAAGTTTTCACCCTTGGGCGGCCGCGGGTGGTCATTGGCGGACCCTGATGCAAATACCGCCTACCAGAGCCACAGCAGCTTGTTTAATTTGCCCCTCGACATGTCTTACGGTTTCACTTTCCCGCCCCGTCCCCACGCATGTTTGGTCGCTAGCGAACGCGCTGTTGAGTCGACTGTGGTTTTGCCCATTGCGGCAGCCTTCGCGACATTGGCGTCCCAAGCGGCACAAGTTTCCCTCCATCACGCCGTGACGGTTCGCGATCGCGTCTTTTACATTCGTCACGACAGTGCCGTTGGGGAATATGCCGACGTAAATGTTGGAATCGGCGTGCTGCAGACGGATCCGGAAATGTTAGCCCACACAACACCGTTCGTGTCGGCGTCGTGGCAGCGGGCGGACTCTATTTTTGATGTGGAACTCTTGCATCCGACCAAAGTGCCAACAGCTTCGTCGCAGCCCACCGATTTTCGGCCCGCCATCGCGTTTCGATTTTTCCCCAAACCAAGTCGGACACGCATTTTACCGGCTTTGCTGCACGCCAACGGTGGACGCTTACCAAACTGCGGCTTCATGCTCGGATCCTTGAGACTGCTGATTGTCATTCCCAAGCCCAGATCCACGAATGGTACAATCCCCGAAAATTCCTATGGAGGACCTGCTTCGTCTTTGGCACCACCCGATCAGGAAGTTTGGGAGTGCATGATTTCGCTTGATTCACATGTTTTGCAAGCCTCTGGTGGCAATTCAGTCTCTCTGTATCCGGTTCATCATGTTCCCTCACGTCGAGTCATGGGAACGATTTGCCTTTCTTTGTCACTTCAAATGCAACAGGGTCCTACCGTTCCTACTGAAGCTATCCCAGCGCGTGGTGGACTCGTTTCGTTGGTCGGCATGGATGCCATGATGGATCATGTGTCACCTTCGTTGGACTTTGATCCGCAACCAACTAGCCTGGAGCCCGCTTTCCAGCGCCGAGAGCAACAACTCGCCACAATGGGCGTTTTTGCAACACACGCGTACGTGGATCAACACGTGAAGAATACGCGATCAACAGATGTTTTGATTATCCAAGAAAGGGCCAATCAATATCAGGCCGCCTTGACGATGAAGCGCAGCGGCAAAAAGCCTCCCACCCACGAGGATCGTTCACCTAAGCCATTTAGGCCTTCATCAAGTCGACCCGAGATTTTGCTGAGTGGCATTCCGTTCAATTGTCATACTGCCACGTTGGCACTGAACTTGACCGATCCCGAGCAACCCCGTGATAGCAACATGACCGGAGCCCTGTTTTACGATGTAACATGTGGCGCGCCGGCGGACCATGCTCGTGGATTTGGTAACGTGTTTCCGTCCAAGAAGGATACTACCACCTTCGTCAACACTGGTCTCACCTCGCCGATTGGAATAGTTACCGGTGGATTGCGTCGGATCGAGTCGCGCCGACAGGAACTCGCTAAGCTTGTGTACGATTTGCAAACAACGTTAACCATGAATGTTCAAAATTACTTTGGAAAGGAACGTCAACAAAAGAATTTTGTGAATCACGTGACCTCATCGTGTTCGGAGCTGCAGGATTTGAGGTGGCAATTGTtcgaagcaattcaagcATTGCATCACGTTACTTGGCACTGTGCCGTACGTCGGGCCAGCGTATTTCCGCAAGCCCTCGGTTTGGCGGTCACATCCTACATGGCCTCCTTAAGCGACTCCAACAAGTACCAGTCGACGTGGCCAGATGCTTGGGCGCAACATGGATATCTTGTATCCTTCGAAGGTCTTCTCAGTGCCGCAGGAAAGGAGCTTGGTATGATTGAAGACGCTTCGGTTGGAATAGGTATGTTGAATCGCGTCCAGATCCAGATCCAATCCGACGACGGCTCTTCGAACAAAGACCGAACTCCAGTTCCACACTCGCCGTATTTGAAATGGTTGACATTTTCAGCTATAGGCGATGGTGCAAGGACCGAATATGTGTTGAAACTTGGCGTTTTGCCTTCTTACTTCAACGAGCGCATCCCGAATTCGCTCAAAGGAGGGACGATGGTTCGGCTCTATCCACTTTTGTTCGAAGTCGGTGTTGATATTCGCCAGTGGGGAGCAAACACGGGTTCGAGCGTCAAAAGTCAAATCAGTAGTCGTTCTACAAATTCGACTTTTGCGCCAGAAGAAATGACAAAGGAGCCTACCGGAGGCCTattggacgaagaagacgatgatgtTGGTgtttccgacgacgatgtgCTGGTGCAACTGAACTACGaagcttttcaaaagatGAATACGTATGCCTTTTCCATATTTCCAGTTAGTGCCGAGCAAGGGGGACAACCACGCACCCACCCTCAACTGGAAACGTTATACCAGCACATTGTGAGCTCAGCCGGTAAGATGAACCACGATATCTTGGATGAAGCAGcgtctttgtcgaagcaGTTAGGCGGGGGTGGTGTGGTCTTTTGCAAATCGGGTAAGGATCGTACGGCTATGCATATCACATACAAGCAAGCGCAGTTTGCGTGCCAATTTCGTCAGCGACATCCGCTTCCCGATCAAAACGCTTCGCTCCCAGATACAACGTTGGCGGACGCCATGATGATGCGCGTTTACGGAACACGCTTGCCAATTTGTGAAAAGAATGTGGGCCAATCCAAGTATGCCTTTAACAGCTTGCAAGTGAAGTTTATGCCGGATGCCCTCAAGCCTCCCATGAACACACTTGCTGGTTTTCTCAAGGGCGGCAAAGTCTTTGCTGGTGGTGGAATTGAGAGCTAG
- a CDS encoding predicted protein: MLERTLSIVRRWDIMGHIEHLHDDTICLLPVFSLPPPFARQKSDSSSTGAVASPYGSSDQNDGDADEESNAVDDDTSVTTFRSLSCEQDKPRRLKYPPSRVRPRNKYAMPIAATSPILTALSTPGAFSMSSEKEPRFKPYPEQHRVSRFSLRPCKLPHHGHRDSSPKARIAPRSVRSRPAVSDFARFAGCVGDSFARLVLAEMTKSSNSAHTLAQHSKDEYGKFTREIEFVERLTVSASHKRNKLSRRPQHSNRAGVHFAHPVVTMVRYRPKTTQKDITKLYFFRDEVDGLERDRETTPADAFECIANFRNSLLVGVSIAHQVYQVS, from the coding sequence ATGCTTGAAAGGACTCTCTCCATCGTTCGTCGTTGGGATATCATGGGGCATATAGAGCACCTCCATGACGACACGATTTGTCTCCTCCCTGTGTTCTCGCTTCCACCGCCATTCGCTCGACAGAAATCcgattcgtcgtccacgGGTGCCGTGGCCTCACCGTACGGAAGCAGTGACCAGAACGATGGTGACGCAGACGAAGAAAGTAATGCGGTGGATGACGATACCAGTGTAACCACATTTCGGAGCCTGTCATGTGAACAAGACAAGCCCCGACGGCTCAAGTACCCCCCTTCTCGTGTTCGGCCCCGGAACAAATACGCTATGCCCATCGCGGCAACATCACCCATACTTACGGCGCTTTCAACACCAGGAGCGTTCTCCATGTCGTCCGAGAAGGAACCGCGATTTAAGCCATATCCGGAACAACACAGAGTCTCGCGGTTCTCATTGCGACCATGCAAACTGCCACACCACGGACACCGCGATTCGTCACCAAAAGCCCGTATCGCACCCCGTAGTGTACGGTCTCGTCCCGCAGTCTCTGATTTCGCTCGGTTTGCTGGCTGCGTTGGGGACTCCTTTGCCCGGCTAGTTCTAGCCGAAATGACGAAATCGTCGAATTCTGCGCATACATTAGCCCAACACTCCAAGGACGAATACGGAAAGTTCACTCGAGAGATTGAATTCGTTGAgcgactcacagtcagtgctTCACACAAACGAAATAAGTTAAGTCGGCGTCCACAGCATTCGAATAGAGCGGGCGTACATTTCGCCCATCCTGTGGTCACGATGGTTCGGTACCGACCGAAAACCACCCAAAAGGATATCACAAAACTTTATTTCTTTCGAGATGAAGTAGACGGTTTGGAGCGGGACCGAGAAACAACACCTGCAGACGCCTTTGAATGCATTGCCAACTTTCGGAATTCTCTGCTTGTCGGCGTTTCCATCGCTCATCAAGTTTATCAAGTATCGTGA
- a CDS encoding predicted protein encodes MNEERSALRIETLSKWWKDRDENGNCRLPLLDLRSNAESEESHLRLSRKSPVNANIVHIPLDEISRRNYELPPRSLEFVVLVPGEYCLSTVSKLLLGKTPSRKDKSNLRKRQPWMVQYAILASDLSSRDIEAWMSLACKQTYCSGRQDVRAISFVPRPRLWQPDPMVESLLLPVLQSELTQRVISDPSSHCEIWDLGAGSGRDVCFLAEQLLARLTCPNFTVVGYDQRYRNLNTEPCRAFYNRRGLSHVTDSRKIDLTNVNEVVAELDRVVTNSNRIVIGLFAVRFWHRPLVEAIAASTSSMSSASVFAISQFGRAFDGASWDFEHPKVNRLL; translated from the coding sequence ATGAATGAAGAGAGGAGCGCGCTGCGGATAGAGACGCTAAGTAAGTGGTGGAAAGATCGGGATGAAAACGGCAACTGTCGGCTTCCCTTGTTGGACTTGAGATCCAATGCTGAAAGTGAGGAGTCGCACCTTCGTTTGTCTCGAAAATCGCCTGTGAATGCCAATATTGTACATATACCGCTTGATGAAATTTCAAGACGAAATTACGAGTTGCCGCCGCGAAGTCTGGAGTTCGTCGTGTTGGTGCCAGGGGAATATTGCCTATCGACGGTGTCAAAGCTGCTTCTAGGCAAGACGCCTTCCAGGAAGGACAAGTCAAACCTCCGGAAGCGTCAACCATGGATGGTTCAATACGCCATCCTAGCGAGCGATCTATCGTCTAGAGATATAGAGGCATGGATGAGCCTTGCTTGCAAGCAGACCTATTGCTCTGGTCGCCAGGACGTGCGTGCAATTTCGTTTGTccctcgtcctcgtctttgGCAGCCCGATCCTATGGTTGAGTCATTACTCCTACCAGTCCTTCAATCCGAGCTTACTCAGCGGGTAATCTCTGATCCATCGAGTCATTGCGAAATTTGGGATTTAGGTGCAGGCTCGGGACGGGATGTTTGTTTTCTAGCCGAGCAGCTTTTGGCAAGGCTAACGTGTCCGAACTTTACGGTAGTAGGATACGACCAGCGTTACCGCAACTTGAACACTGAACCTTGTCGAGCCTTTTACAATCGACGCGGACTTTCTCACGTTACAGATTCACGAAAAATTGACTTGACTAATGTGAATGAGGTTGTCGCCGAATTGGATCGTGTTGTTACAAACTCGAATCGCATCGTTATTGGTCTGTTTGCTGTGCGGTTTTGGCATCGGCCATTGGTCGAAGCTATTGCAGCCTCAACGTCTTCCATGTCCAGTGCTAGCGTCTTTGCCATTTCTCAGTTCGGAAGAGCATTCGACGGAGCCTCATGGGATTTTGAGCATCCGAAGGTAAATAGATTGCTCTAG
- a CDS encoding predicted protein: MFSEGIQAAEGNNTTICPCCDNPWARATGDLFAKLCGDCEKTSGLASANPQFGLSRDNIDESIDKKMNFYLWANGSWMKNNPIPAGYPSWNTFLSLHVKSQEQCKAILETLTSKTDTTEEERKVAAFYAAAMNENAIEQAGMKPLAPLFDLIKTIVTAYTEKRMEEYAKLLGNLASKYGVYAFFSTGASPDYKNSDHSLLQVSQGGLGLPDRDYYLDDDKEEKRHFYISHIAKMLTLLNDPDAAESTETATGLAKKVFAVETLLAGSHMTKTENRDPVAVYNMMPMSGLDNLGKEVFSFASYFIGSTGKSTESLGNLNVRNMSAVKKVADVASTIDPETLLAYLQWHALHAYAPFLSKVFVQENFDFCETQLSGTKEMKPRWKRAMAFTESALGEAVGKLYCKEHFDESCKERAMKIVELVRAALEERLQEVDWIQSESTRSEALKKMSRFRIKIGYPNKWLDYSKLVFSEKDSFLDMVAKAKGFAHSEQVIEMNAPTDREKWVSAHRMKTVFRVNVDIAFGELSLSSVFPPLQFMTPQTVNAYYHPSLNEIVFPAAILQHPFFDMDADDAINFGAMGAVVGHEMTHGFDDKGRKFNFAGVLHDWWTENDAEEYEKRVEVMVEQANNFEVYGKNVQGKLTSGENIADLGGLRLAYRALKSTDSFDDTKLIDGFTQTQRFFMSWAQCWRQNIEKERSLQLLTLDPHGPNEMRCNCPLSNLPEFHNAFDISSGPMFKSSGTRVDIW; the protein is encoded by the exons ATGTTTAGTGAGGGCATCCAGGCCGCCGAAGGTAACAACACTACGATATGTCCTTGTTGCGACAACCCTTGGGCGCGTGCAACTGGCGATTTGTTCGCCAAACTCTgtggtgactgtgagaaaaCATCGGGATTAGCTAGTGCCAACCCCCAGTTTGGCTTGAGCCGTGATAATATTGATGAATCGATCGATAAGAAAATGAATTTTTATTTATGGGCAAATGGATCTTGGATGAAGAACAACCCCATTCCAGCCGGATATCCCTCTTGGAATACCTTCCTCTCTTTGCACGTGAAATCGCAAGAGCAATGCAAAgctattttggaaactttgACCAGCAAGACAGATAccacggaagaagaacgcaaGGTTGCTGCCTTTTATGCTGCTGCCATGAATGAAAATGCTATCGAACAAGCCGGAATGAAGCCGTTGGCCCCGTTGTTTGATCTCATTAAAACCATCGTTACGGCCTATACGGAAAAGAGAATGGAGGAATACGCAAAGTTGTTGGGAAACTTAGCTTCAAAGTACG GTGTCTACGCCTTTTTCAGCACGGGTGCGAGTCCCGATTATAAAAACTCGGACCATTCCCTGCTGCAAGTCTCGCAAGGTGGCTTGGGATTGCCCGATCGCGACTACTATTTGGACGACGATAAGGAGGAGAAGCGCCATTTCTACATCTCTCACATAGCAAAAATGCTTACGCTTTTAAACGATCCTGATGCCGCAGAATCCACCGAGACTGCCACAGGTCTAGCCAAGAAAGTCTTTGCCGTAGAGACTTTGCTGGCAGGATCACACATgacaaagacggaaaatCGCGATCCGGTCGCTGTTTATAATATGATGCCCATGTCTGGACTTGATAATCTTGGAAAGGAGGTTTTTTCGTTCGCATCCTACTTTATTGGGTCGACGGGGAAATCCACCGAGTCGCTAGGTAACTTGAACGTACGCAACATGAGCGCTGTGAAAAAGGTTGCTGATGTAGCATCGACGATCGATCCCGAAACATTGCTTGCCTACTTACAGTGGCATGCGTTGCATGCATACGCACCGTTCCTTTCGAAAGTGTTTGTCCAAGAGAACTTTGACTTTTGCGAGACTCAACTTTCGGgcacaaaggaaatgaaacCTCGTTGGAAAAGGGCAATGGCTTTTACAGAGTCGGCGTTGGGTGAAGCAGTGGGAAAGCTGTATTGTAAGGAACACTTTGACGAGTCGTGCAAGGAGAGGGCAATGAAAATTGTTGAATTAGTGCGTGCTGCTCTAGAAGAACGGCTGCAGGAAGTTGATTGGATTCAGTCCGAGTCTACACGCAGTGAAGCCTTAAAGAAAATGTCACGATTCCGCATCAAAATTGGTTACCCAAACAAATGGCTGGACTATTCTAAACTTGTATTTTCGGAGAAAGATTCGTTTTTGGATATGGTTGCCAAAGCAAAAGGCTTTGCTCATTCTGAGCAAGTCATAGAGATGAATGCACCTACTGACCGCGAAAAATGGGTGAGTGCGCACCGAATGAAAACAGTTTTCCGAGTCAATGTTGACATTGCTTTTGGCGAGCTGTCCTTATCAAGTGTCTTTCCCCCCTTGCAGTTCATGACGCCTCAAACGGTCAATGCTTACTACCACCCAAGTTTAAACGAAATCGTATTTCCAGCGGCAATCCTGCAGCACCCATTCTTCGACATGGATGCTGATGACGCCATCAACTTTGGGGCTATGGGAGCTGTGGTTGGCCACGAAATGACGCATGGGTTCGATG ACAAGGGGCGCAAGTTCAACTTCGCTGGGGTCCTGCACGATTGGTGGACAGAGAATGACGCTGAAGAGTATGAGAAGCGCGTCGAAGTCATGGTGGAACAAGCCAACAACTTTGAAGTATACGGTAAGAATGTGCAAGGAAAGCTCACAAGCGGTGAAAATATTGCCGATCTCGGAGGGCTGCGTCTTGCGTACCGGGCTTTAAAATCCACAGACTCTTTCGACGATACCAAGTTAATCGACGGTTTCACGCAAACTCAACGATTCTTCATGTCCTGGGCTCAGTGCTGGCGTCAAAATATTGAGAAAGAGCGTTCGCTGCAGCTTTTGACGCTCGATCCACACGGTCCAAACGAGATGCGCTGCAACTGTCCTTTGTCGAACCTTCCAGAATTCCACAATGCGTTTGACATTTCCTCTGGACCAATGTTCAAGTCTTCGGGGACCCGAGTGGACATTTGGTGA
- a CDS encoding predicted protein translates to MFIFMFFLSFLGPLFGKDTLTGAEVFATDGVVVGGTTGMRDGAVFKEGAVEATTDGTLEGKPDGELSKEGVIEATTEGIVEGKLDGESLKEGVNEATTEGFLDGKLEGESLKEGDALPMGGTAKTVRPLK, encoded by the coding sequence ATGTTCATTTTCATGTtttttctctcttttttAGGTCCTCTTTTTGGCAAGGATACTTTGACCGGAGCAGAGGTCTTTGCAACGGATGGTGTCGTGGTTGGAGGAACAACTGGAATGCGGGACGGTGCGGTGTTCAAAGAAGGTGCCGTCGAGGCTACTACGGATGGGACTTTGGAGGGAAAACCGGATGGTGAATTGTCCAAAGAGGGTGTCATTGAGGCTACCACGGAGGGAATTGTGGAGGGGAAACTGGATGGTGAGTCGCTCAAAGAGGGCGTCAACGAGGCTACCACAGAGGGGTTTCTGGATGGGAAACTGGAGGGTGAGTCGCTCAAAGAGGGAGACGCGCTACCCATGGGGGGCACAGCCAAAACGGTAAGGCCTTTAAAATAG